A single region of the Gossypium arboreum isolate Shixiya-1 chromosome 12, ASM2569848v2, whole genome shotgun sequence genome encodes:
- the LOC108477064 gene encoding uncharacterized protein LOC108477064: MAVSPCLSVNDQKKHWWLSNRKVVDKYIKDARSLIATHEQSEIVSALNLLDAALAISPRIEVALELKARSLLYLRRFKDVADLLQDYIPSLKMSGDDSGSVSSDNSSQHLSRERIKLLPSNNSSSDSPGRDPSFKCFSISELKKKVMAGLWKNCEKEGQWRYLVLGQACCHLGLMEDAMVLLQTGKRLASAAFRRESVCRSDDSFSFPNSITTLDISSATAPPSMPPRNPTFFSESENISQLLSHIKLLIRRRTAAIAALDAGLFSEAIRHFSKIVDGRRPAPQSFLAECYMQRAFAYKAAGRIAESISDCNKTLALDPTCIQALDTRASLLETIRCLPDCLHDLEHLKLLYNTILRDRKLPGPAWKRHYVRYREIPGKLCALTTKIQQLKQRVASGETGNVDYYALIGLRRGCSRSELDRAHLLLCLRHKPDKATNFIERCEFADERDLDSIKDRAKMSALLLYRLLQKGYSSVMSTIMDEEAAEKQRKKASAALQAAQAAAIQVQQTQHSNPKPEHEASPVSSCNNKSKNTTTNSNTNVFQGVFCRDLTVVGNLLSQVGFNRPLTVKYEALSC, from the exons ATGGCTGTTTCTCCTTGTTTGAGTGTTAATGATCAAAAGAAACACTGGTGGCTTAGCAACCGAAag GTTGTGGATAAGTACATTAAAGATGCGAGGAGTCTGATTGCTACCCATGAACAAAGCGAGATTGTTTCGGCTTTGAATCTACTCGATGCAGCATTGGCTATTTCGCCTCGTATTGAGGTTGCCCTTGAGCTCAAAGCTAGATCTTTGCTGTACTTGAGACGATTTAAGGACGTCGCCGATTTGCTCCAAGACTATATACCTAGTCTTAAAATGTCCGGCGACGATTCCGGGTCGGTTTCGTCCGATAACTCGTCTCAACATCTCTCGAGGGAACGAATTAAGCTTCTCCCTTCTAATAACTCGTCCTCTGACTCACCTGGTCGTGACCCGTCTTTCAAGTGTTTCTCTATCTCGGAATTGAAGAAGAAAGTTATGGCTGGGTTGTGGAAGAACTGTGAAAAAGAAGGCCAATGGAG GTACTTGGTGCTAGGCCAAGCGTGTTGCCACCTAGGCCTAATGGAGGATGCAATGGTTCTACTTCAAACCGGCAAACGCCTCGCTTCGGCTGCATTCCGCCGCGAAAGCGTTTGCAGGTCCGACGACAGCTTCTCCTTTCCCAACAGTATTACCACATTGGACATATCCAGTGCCACAGCGCCACCTTCCATGCCACCGCGGAATCCGACCTTTTTCTCCGAATCCGAAAACATTTCCCAGCTGTTATCCCATATCAAACTCCTCATTCGCCGTCGTACCGCTGCCATTGCTGCCTTAGATGCTGGCTTATTCTCCGAAGCCATTCGCCATTTCTCTAAAATCGTCGACGGTCGACGCCCTGCACCTCAAAGCTTCCTTGCAGAGTGTTATATGCAACGAGCCTTCGCTTATAAGGCTGCGGGACGCATAGCCGAGTCGATCTCGGATTGCAACAAAACACTTGCTCTTGATCCAACTTGCATTCAAGCTCTTGATACCAGAGCCTCATTGTTGGAAACAATACGTTGTTTACCGGACTGTTTGCACGACCTCGAACACTTGAAACTGCTTTATAATACCATATTACGAGATAGGAAGCTACCAGGCCCTGCCTGGAAGCGTCACTATGTTCGGTACCGGGAAATCCCGGGGAAGCTATGTGCATTAACGACTAAAATCCAACAATTGAAGCAAAGGGTTGCTTCAGGGGAGACTGGAAATGTCGATTACTATGCATTGATCGGTTTAAGGCGAGGATGTTCAAGGTCCGAACTAGACCGAGCTCATTTGCTGCTATGTTTAAGGCATAAACCGGATAAAGCTACAAATTTTATCGAACGATGCGAGTTCGCCGACGAGCGTGATCTCGACTCGATTAAAGACCGAGCCAAAATGTCGGCTTTACTTCTTTACAGACTGCTTCAAAAAGGGTATTCCAGTGTAATGTCTACCATTATGGACGAAGAAGCGGCCGAGAAGCAACGGAAGAAAGCATCGGCCGCGTTACAAGCAGCACAGGCAGCAGCAATTCAAGTCCAGCAAACCCAACATTCTAATCCTAAACCCGAACACGAAGCCAGCCCTGTTTCGAGCTGCAATAACAAAAGCaaaaacacaaccacaaattccAACACCAATGTGTTCCAAGGTGTATTTTGCAGGGATCTTACTGTAGTTGGGAATTTACTCTCACAAGTCGGGTTTAATCGACCACTTACAGTGAAATATGAAGCACTAAGCTGTTGA